A genomic region of Pseudomonas sp. MPC6 contains the following coding sequences:
- a CDS encoding GGDEF domain-containing protein has translation MLTTRRSSLIGFIILAVGLVGFSALLLLKSETQRRETRFSEYVQNISGIVHNRLDTNEAVLAGFSAFLQAVDQSDTDAAARYAAAVLSAYPHIYMLEAARAVPLAEQAAFENLLRRTWRPDFELKDFPSLTQQSAQHQAYLTETWPVLFMYPLLPESSSIYGVRLETVAYLSYALARTQNNQKPVVSPVFSMYEGGNAYILMQSVIRPEQARENTRPNFFGSTMVSLLLIKTGSLLEAVNNANVDPLVHISAVLKTAAGTESNVFSTQAAQAGFLDRLFLPLLTDRVEIKSVSQPMTLSFERQLRLGDVLTGETLIILAVLAGALVLMPVVLIRHFKAIERAELEHERSAYLASHDVLTQLPNRYLFADRFDQALSDWKENGVSFAVMLIDLDHFKKINDKYGHEVGDQVLWAVANRMLQATRSCDTVARYGGDEFVVLITNITQKECAEIRAERMLAAISQSVETTVGELTLSCSIGVSLCPIHGQSLDTLLKAADQAMYGVKELGRKGVAITETR, from the coding sequence ATGTTGACTACGCGGCGCAGCTCCTTGATTGGATTCATTATTTTGGCCGTTGGCCTGGTTGGGTTTTCGGCCTTGTTACTCCTGAAGTCCGAGACTCAACGCAGAGAAACGCGTTTCTCTGAATACGTGCAGAATATTTCCGGCATTGTGCACAATCGGCTTGATACCAATGAAGCCGTGTTGGCGGGTTTTTCAGCGTTTCTACAGGCCGTCGATCAGAGCGATACGGATGCTGCAGCCCGTTATGCGGCAGCCGTTTTATCAGCTTATCCACATATTTACATGCTCGAGGCGGCGAGGGCAGTACCTCTTGCTGAGCAGGCTGCCTTTGAAAATCTGCTGCGCCGCACCTGGCGGCCAGACTTTGAACTCAAGGATTTTCCGAGCCTCACTCAACAATCTGCCCAACACCAGGCCTATCTCACCGAGACTTGGCCTGTGCTATTCATGTACCCGTTACTCCCGGAATCCAGTTCGATCTATGGCGTCAGGCTGGAAACCGTCGCCTATCTTTCCTATGCGCTGGCTCGAACCCAAAATAATCAGAAGCCCGTCGTATCACCTGTTTTCTCAATGTATGAGGGTGGCAACGCTTACATTTTGATGCAGTCAGTCATTCGGCCTGAACAGGCACGAGAGAACACCCGCCCCAATTTTTTTGGAAGCACAATGGTGTCTTTGCTATTGATCAAGACGGGCTCGCTATTGGAGGCAGTGAATAATGCGAACGTGGATCCCCTCGTACACATCAGCGCTGTCCTGAAAACCGCTGCAGGGACTGAAAGTAACGTGTTTTCAACGCAGGCCGCGCAAGCCGGTTTCCTGGATCGCTTATTCTTGCCATTACTGACTGACCGGGTTGAGATCAAGAGTGTTTCACAACCGATGACCTTATCGTTTGAGCGTCAGTTGCGCTTAGGCGACGTTTTGACTGGAGAAACGTTGATCATCCTTGCGGTTCTGGCAGGAGCGCTTGTGCTGATGCCGGTGGTACTGATTCGGCATTTCAAGGCGATAGAAAGAGCGGAGCTCGAACACGAACGTTCGGCCTATCTCGCAAGCCATGATGTGCTCACCCAGCTACCTAATCGCTACCTCTTTGCCGATCGTTTTGATCAGGCCTTATCCGATTGGAAAGAGAATGGTGTTTCGTTTGCCGTGATGTTGATCGACCTGGATCACTTCAAGAAAATCAATGACAAATACGGCCATGAGGTCGGCGATCAGGTTCTCTGGGCGGTCGCCAATCGCATGCTTCAGGCCACTCGTTCGTGTGACACCGTCGCACGCTACGGCGGGGATGAATTTGTCGTGTTGATCACGAATATCACCCAGAAAGAATGTGCTGAAATCAGAGCTGAGCGAATGCTGGCAGCTATCTCCCAGTCGGTCGAAACGACGGTGGGAGAGCTTACACTCTCGTGCAGTATCGGAGTTTCGCTATGTCCTATTCATGGCCAGAGTCTCGATACGTTGCTCAAGGCTGCGGATCAGGCCATGTATGGCGTCAAGGAACTGGGTCGAAAGGGCGTGGCGATAACTGAAACGCGTTAG
- a CDS encoding AraC family transcriptional regulator, whose protein sequence is MYKMSAGYACVLMKMLSAQGLDVDLLCQESGLDGKLAALPGSFCERSTIYRLLDLAAQASGDPDIGLKLAEHFHPGMFQIVGYTMMSSSNLKSAFERLAHFSPLIGTGFTMLFVQEQQDYRLATFDHHQRGSIKPRQYTDANLGALLGVYRWLSDSKSLRPLSVEFSYPQPKDIHEHKQLFGCELRFGAANDSILFDGEELLRPLRMGNESLAKLHESYANGQLDLLNDSTVVCRIRALIAERLSQAQTQRQCNMESIAAALSISKRTLQRALEKAGTQFTNILNHMRQQLADFYLRHSHFNMQHVTYLLGFHDHSSFHKACLRWFGMTPGQYRACQQSLEPKENKILLAH, encoded by the coding sequence ATGTATAAAATGAGTGCAGGCTATGCCTGCGTGCTGATGAAAATGCTGTCGGCGCAAGGATTGGATGTCGACCTTCTGTGCCAGGAGTCTGGGCTTGATGGGAAGCTCGCAGCTCTACCGGGATCCTTCTGCGAACGAAGCACTATCTACCGTCTGTTGGATCTGGCGGCTCAGGCGTCCGGCGATCCAGACATCGGTCTGAAATTGGCCGAGCACTTCCATCCCGGCATGTTTCAGATCGTTGGCTATACCATGATGTCCAGTTCCAACCTGAAAAGTGCATTCGAACGATTGGCTCATTTCAGCCCATTGATCGGCACAGGTTTCACCATGTTGTTTGTCCAGGAACAACAGGATTACCGCCTGGCCACGTTCGATCACCATCAACGCGGCTCGATCAAACCCCGCCAGTACACCGATGCCAACCTCGGAGCCCTGCTAGGTGTCTACCGCTGGCTGAGTGATAGCAAATCGCTGAGACCGCTGAGTGTGGAATTCAGCTATCCCCAACCTAAAGACATCCATGAGCATAAGCAGCTGTTTGGCTGCGAGCTACGTTTCGGGGCAGCCAATGACAGCATCCTGTTCGACGGAGAGGAGCTACTGCGTCCGCTGCGCATGGGCAACGAATCATTGGCCAAGCTCCATGAAAGCTATGCCAACGGTCAGCTTGACCTGCTAAATGACTCCACGGTGGTGTGCAGGATTCGTGCGCTGATTGCCGAACGCCTAAGCCAAGCGCAAACACAGCGCCAATGTAATATGGAATCGATTGCGGCCGCGCTGAGCATCAGCAAACGAACGTTGCAACGGGCACTGGAGAAGGCAGGCACGCAGTTCACGAATATCCTGAACCACATGCGTCAGCAGTTGGCCGACTTCTACTTGCGCCATTCCCATTTCAATATGCAGCACGTGACCTACCTGCTCGGCTTCCACGATCACAGCAGTTTTCACAAGGCTTGCCTGCGTTGGTTCGGCATGACGCCCGGTCAGTATCGAGCCTGTCAACAATCGCTCGAGCCCAAGGAAAACAAGATTCTTCTAGCCCATTAA